Proteins encoded in a region of the Streptomyces violaceoruber genome:
- a CDS encoding metal-dependent hydrolase family protein yields MALTAITNAQVFDGEKTVGVRTVVIDGTRIARVGGEVPRDCEVVDGSGATLLPGLIDAHVHSAPGSLALALRFGVTTELEMQGMNTRENRGSIADDDTLADVRSSGFAITPPGGHPSELMPEGFRPKWDLPPVMPLMPFSTTPEEAAAYVPQLLARGSDFIKFMIDDGTVEGHPGLPSLDRATLNAGVAEARKYGALTVAHALTVEATRMAAEAGVDGVTHVFMDQPHTAEIIDLIRDAGMFVIPCITLNASMMGVTGSELADDPRVAARLDDSWDRTLRSSYDRYPQGSLEDVCATVRALDAAGVDVLAGTDVSMPETFFGGLAHGASLHHELQYLVAAGLTPSRALRAATATTARRFRLSDRGRVAEGLRADLLLVDGDPTGDIGDTLNTRAVWRRGTRLAA; encoded by the coding sequence ATGGCACTCACCGCGATCACCAACGCGCAGGTATTCGACGGGGAGAAGACCGTAGGCGTACGGACCGTGGTCATCGACGGCACGAGGATCGCCCGCGTCGGCGGCGAGGTCCCCCGGGACTGCGAGGTCGTCGACGGCAGCGGCGCCACCCTGCTCCCGGGACTCATCGACGCCCACGTGCACTCCGCCCCGGGTTCCCTGGCGCTCGCCCTGCGGTTCGGGGTGACGACCGAGCTGGAGATGCAGGGGATGAACACCCGGGAGAACCGCGGGTCCATCGCCGACGACGACACCCTGGCCGACGTGCGCTCCTCCGGGTTCGCCATCACCCCGCCCGGCGGTCACCCGAGCGAGCTGATGCCCGAGGGGTTCCGGCCGAAGTGGGACCTCCCGCCGGTGATGCCGCTGATGCCGTTCTCCACGACCCCGGAGGAGGCCGCCGCCTACGTGCCGCAACTCCTCGCCCGGGGTTCGGACTTCATCAAGTTCATGATCGACGACGGCACCGTGGAGGGACATCCCGGGCTGCCGTCGCTCGACCGGGCCACCCTGAACGCCGGTGTGGCCGAGGCCAGGAAGTACGGCGCCCTCACGGTGGCCCACGCGCTGACCGTGGAGGCCACCAGGATGGCCGCGGAGGCGGGCGTCGACGGCGTCACCCACGTGTTCATGGACCAGCCGCACACCGCCGAGATCATCGACCTCATCAGGGACGCGGGCATGTTCGTCATTCCCTGCATCACCCTCAACGCCTCGATGATGGGCGTCACCGGCAGCGAACTCGCCGACGACCCCCGGGTCGCCGCACGCCTCGACGACAGCTGGGACCGGACCCTGCGGTCCAGCTACGACCGCTACCCGCAGGGCAGCCTCGAGGACGTCTGCGCCACCGTCCGCGCCCTGGACGCCGCCGGCGTCGACGTGCTGGCCGGCACCGACGTCTCCATGCCCGAGACGTTCTTCGGGGGCCTGGCCCACGGAGCGAGCCTGCACCACGAACTGCAGTACCTCGTGGCGGCCGGCCTCACGCCCTCGCGGGCCCTGCGCGCGGCCACGGCGACCACCGCCCGGCGCTTCCGCCTCAGCGACCGGGGCCGCGTCGCCGAGGGACTGCGCGCCGACCTGCTGCTGGTCGACGGCGATCCGACCGGCGACATCGGCGACACCCTCAACACGCGCGCCGTCTGGCGCCGCGGCACCCGCCTGGCGGCCTGA
- a CDS encoding helix-turn-helix domain-containing protein, with product MASLNVGNLGEYLREQRRNAQLSLRQLADAAGVSNPYLSQIERGLRKPSAEVLQQVAKALRISAETLYVRAGILDAERDREDVETRAVILADPSLNERQKQVLLQVYESFRKENGFGADAEPGADADIAVDGAETTQNPHS from the coding sequence ATGGCATCGCTCAACGTCGGCAATCTCGGTGAGTACCTGCGCGAGCAGCGGCGCAACGCGCAGCTGTCGCTCCGGCAGCTCGCCGACGCCGCGGGCGTGTCCAACCCGTACCTGAGCCAGATCGAGCGCGGGCTGCGCAAGCCGAGCGCGGAGGTGCTCCAGCAGGTCGCCAAGGCGCTGCGGATCTCCGCCGAGACGCTGTACGTCCGCGCGGGGATCCTCGATGCGGAGCGGGACCGGGAGGACGTGGAGACGCGTGCGGTCATCCTCGCCGACCCCTCGCTGAACGAGCGCCAGAAACAGGTGCTGCTCCAGGTCTACGAGTCCTTCCGCAAGGAGAACGGGTTCGGGGCCGACGCGGAGCCGGGCGCCGACGCCGACATCGCCGTCGACGGGGCTGAAACGACACAAAACCCTCATTCGTAA
- a CDS encoding MarR family winged helix-turn-helix transcriptional regulator codes for MSSVSSSGRSADDPALDQIGPALSRLRRRTPASSKDLSRNLVLNVIADAPGETTVGGLAVEMGVAQPVASRTVAACIEDGLLRRVASQCDGRRSVLELTEYGEAERRRFAAEQREAFQEITAAWTPQERIQFARLLVRYGADAATWSRSRTASRD; via the coding sequence ATGAGCAGTGTGTCTTCCTCCGGCCGGTCCGCCGACGATCCGGCGCTGGACCAGATCGGCCCGGCGTTGTCGCGCCTGCGGCGGCGCACACCTGCTTCCAGCAAGGACCTCTCCCGCAACCTGGTCCTCAACGTGATCGCCGACGCGCCGGGCGAGACGACCGTCGGCGGGCTCGCGGTCGAGATGGGTGTCGCCCAGCCGGTGGCCAGCCGGACCGTCGCCGCCTGCATCGAGGACGGGTTGCTGCGCCGGGTGGCGTCCCAGTGCGACGGACGCCGTAGCGTCCTCGAACTCACCGAGTACGGCGAGGCCGAACGCCGCCGGTTCGCCGCCGAGCAGCGGGAGGCGTTCCAGGAGATCACCGCCGCCTGGACGCCCCAGGAGCGCATCCAGTTCGCCCGCCTCCTGGTCCGCTACGGCGCCGACGCCGCCACCTGGTCCAGAAGCAGGACCGCGAGCCGCGACTGA